Genomic window (Armatimonadota bacterium):
CCGTGCGCCGTCTTGGACGAGGCCACGCGCCGGCAAATGGGCGAGGCGGCCGTCCGGGTCGCGAAGTCGGTCGGATACTCCAACGCGGGGACGGTCGAGTTCCTGCTCGACCCGCAAGGACGGTTCTACTTCTTGGAGATGAACACTCGGATCCAGGTCGAACACCCGGTGACAGAGATCGTGACGGGCCTCGACCTCGTGCATCTCCAGCTCAAGATCGCGGCCGGCGAACGGCTCCCCTTCGGTCAAGACGACGTCCGGCTCAAAGGCCACGCCATCGAAGCCCGGATCACGGCGCAAGACCCGGACAATGCGTTCGCCCCGAGCACGGGCAAGATCACGAAGTGGAACCCGCCGGGCTTCGGCAATGTCCGGCTGGACACCCACGTCTACGCCGGATTTACGGTCTCTCCGTTCTACGATCCGATGATCGCGAAGCTGATCGTCTGGGGTCAAGACCGTGACGAAGCCGTCCGCAACCTCCGGTCGGCCCTTCGCGAGTTCGACGTCGAAGGGATCAAGACCAACATCCCGTTCCTGCAACGGCTCTGCAACCACCCCGACTATCGGTCCGGGCAGGTCGACACCGGGTTCGTCCCGAGGTTCCTGTCGGAAAGCACGGTCGGCGATGCGTGAGGCCAAGCGCCCGAACGCGTCGCCTGCGGCCGCTCGCGACGCCGCCTTTCGAGCGGTCTACGCCATGAGGGTCGGAAACGCGCCGATCGAGGACGCCCTCTCCGAAGAAACGCTCGGCGAGACGTTCGCACCGGAACTACGGGCCTACGTCGGCCGGCTCGTCTCAGCCGCCCAAGTCGGGGGCGACTCCGAGGGCCGTCTGGTCCCTCACCTCGCCGGACAGTGGGAGATCGACCGCCTAGCCTTGACCGACCGGATCCTTCTCGCGATGGCGAGCCACGAGCTTTGGAGCGAACCCCAGATCCCTCCGAAAGTCACGATCAGTGAATATGTCAAGTTAGCAGACTTATACGGAACGGCTGACAGCCGACGATTCTTGAACGGCGTTCTCGGATCGTTGGTGCTCGCCAGCCCGAAAGCACAGTGGACGCCTCCCGCCGAGATGGACCCCGTGCCTGTAGCGGATCGAACGGAGACCGAAGCGGGGACTCCCGAGGTGCCCGAGCCTGAAGAGGAGAATCGGGAAGGGTCGGAAGAGCGGAGCACATCCCGCTGGATCCTGAAGTCCGACGGCTAGAATCCGGACACGGTGTCCGACCTTTTCGACGTGCCAGGGCAGTCCGGCCTCGGACAGCCGCTCGCGGCCAGGATGCGCCCGCGAGACTTGGACGAGTTCGTCGGGCAGTCTCACATCCTTGGACCTGGTTCTGCTTTGCGACAAGCCGTGCTCGACGGCCGTCTGGGCTCGGTCGTCCTATGGGCACCGCCTGGTTGTGGCAAGACGACGCTCGCTCACATCATCGGCCATCACGCTGGAGCCTTCGTCGAAGTCCGGAGTGCGGTGACGGCCGGAGTCGCCGACGTTCGTAAGATCGCGGAGGCGGCCAAGGACCGCTTACGGATGCACGGGACGCCGACGCTGTTGCTCCTCGACGAGATCCACCACTTCAACAAATCGCAGCAGGACTCGTTGCTCGGCTATCTCGAAGACGGGACGCTGCTCTTGGTCGGGGCCACGACCGAGAACCCGTTCTTCGCATTGAACCCAGCGCTCCTGTCGCGTGCCCGCGTCCTGCCGCTTCGACCTCTCGAGCCCCAAGACGTGTCGGCCCTTGTCGAACGGGCGCTCACCGAGAAAGAAAGAGGGCTCGGCAATCTGGGGATCACCCTGCACGCCGATGCCTTGGACTTTCTCGTCCGGATGGCGAACGGGGACGGCAGACTCGCTTTGAACGCCCTTGAAGCGGCCAGTCTGTTGACGGCGGTCGAAGGCCCTGAGGCCAGGGACGTCACCGTGCCCGTCCTGGAGCAAGTCCTCCAGCGGCAAGCGGTCCGATACGACCGACAGGGCGACTACCACTACGACACCATCTCGGCCTTCATCAAAAGCGTCCGAGGGTCGGATTCCGACGCCGCACTCCACTATCTGGCTCGGATGATCCAAGCGGGTGAAGACCCACGTTTCATCATGCGCCGCCTACTGGTCCTTGCCAGCGAAGACGTCGGTAACGCCGAACCGCAAGGGCTGGTCGTTGCCGCCGCCGGGCTGCAGGCCGTCAGTATGTTGGGCATGCCCGAGTCGCGGATCACGCTTGCCCAAGTGACGACCTTCCTTTGCGAGGCGCCGAAGTCGAACAGGAGCTATCTCGCAATCGATAAGGCCTTGAAAGACGTCGAAGAGAAGCCCCTTCCTCCGGTTCCGATGCACCTCCGCAACGCTCCGACGAAGGGCATGGAAAAGCTGGGTCACGGACAGGGATACCTCTACCCGCACGACTTCCCGGATGCGTGGGTGAAACAGGCGTACCTCCCGGAAGGCGACCTGGACACTCCTTACTATGAGCCGTCGGACAGAGGTTACGAAGCCCGTATGGACGAGCGCCGGAGGAGGAGGGGCGGTTAGCCAGGTTTGAACCTGACCGCCAGGTATCCTCGACGTATGTCGCGCGTCAAAGAAGGCGATCGGGTCCGTGTCGTCTCTCGACCGATCACGGAGCAGGACCGCACCGTCTACGGGTACTACGAGCACATGAAGGGGCTCACCGGGATCGTCGAGAACGTGTACGGCAAGGACGAGGTCGCCGTCAAGGTCGATCTTGACTGCCTGCCGAAAATCCCGGCCGATCTTCATAAAGACGCGACCCGTCGGATGCGCGAGCGCTTCACGGAATCGGTCGGTGAGGAAGCCCGGAAACAGCTCTCCAAAGAAGAACTCGAGTTCGTACCGCACTACATGTTGCTCGTCCGCGCCGAGGACCTCGAGAAGGCCTAAGCGTCCAGAACCAACTTACGCCCCGATCGCGTCCTGGAAGGCGTCGATGCCTGACACCGCCAACTTCTTCGTTTCGCTGGCGCTGATCCCCGTCATGGGCTTTGCGGCGGTTTGGATCGTCTCACGGATGGTCCAAGGTGACCTTGGCGTCGCACCCGGACTCGGGGGGCTTTGCGTCTTGGTCGCCCTCATGATGATCGCCGTCCTCGTCCCGGAACAGCGGATGACGGCACCGGTCTTCCTGGTGACCGTCGTGACGATGGCCTTCTTCCCGTTCGCCGAGACCTATCTGGAACGGATCGGACTCGACAGTGCGGAGACGGACAGGCTGGACCGGGCCCACCGAGAGCTCGCCGTCAGGCCAGAGAACGTCCCCGCGCGTTTCGATCTGGCCCGTGCGCTCTACGACCGTGGCCTTTCCGGCCATGCGATCGCCTTGGCCGAAGACGCTCTGAACGGCCTGTCGGCCCACATGGACCCCTTGACGAACCGGTCTCAAAGGGACCTCTTCGTCAACGAGGACATCATGGTGAAGAAGTGGCGCCGCGACCTCAAAGACCCGCGGGCCTTCGATCCTGTCAAGTGTCCGGACTGCGGCGCTCAAAACCCTCCAGGACACCTGGCGTGTGCGAAATGTAAGGGGCCCTACCTTCTGACGCTCGCCCGAAAGGCGGACCGCCAGGGACGGATCATCGGCAGGCTCCTGACCGGATGGTCGCTGACGGCCGCACTGCTCGTCGGGTGCGCATGGATCGGGGTCTCCGTGAAGTGGCCGGACAACGCGGGCTTCATCGCGGCCCTGATCGCGGCGATCGGCGGCGTCATGACTTGGCTGTTCCGTCCACGGACCCTCCGCGGCTAAGCGACCGTGCCTTGGGCCGTCCTCGTTTGAACCTGAACAAGGCATAATAACGGCAAAATGGCAGGCCATTCTAAGTGGAAGAACATCCGGCTGCGCAAGGGCAAGCAGGATGCGATCCGAGGCAAGCTCTTTACGAAGCTGGCCCGTGAGATCATCGTCGCAGCCCGAATGGGCGGCGGCGACCCGGACACGAACGCGCGGCTACGGTTGGCCGTCGAAAAGGCGAAAGAGAACTCGGTCCCCAAGGACAACATCGAGCGGGCGATCGCCAAAGGCTCTGGCGGCGGTGAAGGGACCAACTACGAAGAGATCCTCTACGAGGGTGTCGGTCCGGGAGGGGTCGCGTTCATGGTCGAGGTCTACAGCGACAACCGGAACCGGACGGTCGGCGAACTTCGCCACGCGTTCACGAAGGGTGGTGGTGCCCTCGGCGAGAACGGCAGCCAAGCGTGGCAGTTCAAACACTGCGGTCAGATCGTCGTCGAGAAGTCCGACACGGACGAGGAGACTTTGACGATGGCCGCTCTCGACGCCGGTGCCGAGGACGTCGTCGCGGACGAGGAGACGTTCACCGTCACGACGCCGATCGCCAATCTGCACGCCTGTAACGATGCGCTCAAGTCGGCCGGGATCCCGACCCACGACGTGGGACTGACGCGGATGCCGACGAACTTCGCGACCCCGGACGCTGACGATCTTCGCAGAGTGGTCCGGCTCATCGAGGCGCTCGAAGATCTGGACGACGTCCGGGAGACGTTCGTGAACGTCGACATCCCCGAGGAGATCTTCGCCGACGCCTGAGGTCGGATCGGCCGTGGGCGAACCGGGGTGGGACATATGAGCGCGACCGCAGAACCTGTCGGCCGTGTCGGGACGCCTTGGGTGACCCTGATCCTGATCGGGCTCAACTTCGTCGTCTCCCTCCTCGCCACGCTCGATCCGAACCTTCGTCTGGAACTTGCATTCGAGCCCGGCCGGCCCAGCCTCTTCACGGCTTTGGCGAGCCTCTTCCTTCACGCCAACACGCTCCACCTCCTCGGCAACATGGTGTTCCTCGCAGCGGTCGGCCCGAGGGTCGAGTCCGTGGCCGGCCGGACAGCGTACGGCTTGATCTACGTCATCGGCGGTGCAGCAGGCGTGCTGGCCCATTGGGTGGTCTCCCGCGCGGTCGGCGGGACGCCTTTGATGGGCGCCAGCGGGGCGATCGCGTCGTGCGCCGGCTATTGTGCGGTGCGGTTCATGAGCAGGCGGGTGCCTCTCGCCCCCAAACTCAGCGTGACCGTCGGCACCGTCACCCTGGTCTGGGTCGCCCTTCAAGCGATCGGGGCGTTCGTGAAGGTCGGCGAACAGCACAGCGGTGGGCCGGCGTTCTGGACCCATCTTGTCGGATTCGGTGCCGGCCTCCTCCTCAGCCTGCTGTTCAGGGCCCCGCAGCAAGCCCGGCGTCAGTTCGGCCACGACGTCCTGGAGCAAATGACCGAACGGGGCCCGGCCGCCCTCGCCCAGGCGGCCGAACGCCACCTCGCCGAACATCCGGACGATACGAAAGCCTTGAACGACCTGGCCTCGGCCGCCAACCAAATGGGCGACCGTGAGCAAGAGTCGGGCGCCCTTCTCCGGTTGCTCGACCTCTTGCCGACCCCTTCCCAACCGAACGTCCTCGAACGCCTGGAAGCCTGCGGCGCCTTGGGGGCGCTCCCGGCCGTCCGACGTCTCAAACTGGCGGAGACGCACAAAGCGACCCGCCCCGACGTCTCCAAGCGGCTGTCGTACAGCATCGACGAATCGGATCCGCTCCGTCCTGAAGCTCTGCTGGCTCTGGCGACGTTGGAAGAGGGCGAAGGTCGGGACGCGGTGACCGCCGAACTCCGCGAACGGTTCGCTTTGCACCCGGCGACCGAGATCGCGAGGCAAAAGGGGCTGCTCCGATGACGTTAAAACAGCGCTGGAGGAACGTCCGTCCTTACATCCTGGCGCCGTTGATCTACTTGATCGCCAGGTCGTTGAACCTGACATGGAGGATCCGGGTCGAAGGGTTCGACCGGATCGCCAAGCTTCCGGGCGGGGCCATCTACGCCGGTTGGCACGGGCGCACCATGGTCGCGGCCAGCTTCTTCCGCAAGAAGGGCGTTTGGACGATCATCAGTCAGAGCAAAGACGGAGACATGCAGGACACGATCTTCCGGAAGTTCGGCTTCAATACGATCCGTGGATCGACAGGCAGGGGCGGGGTCAAGGCCGCGATCGAGTCCATCGAGGTCCTCAAGAAAGGGGCGGTGATGGCGTTTACGCCCGACGGTCCCCGCGGTCCGAGCGGGATCGTCCAGGGCGGCATCATGCTGATGGCGAAGAAGTCCGGGGCTTGGTTGGTACCTGTCGGCGTTTCGGCCGACCGGCGGTGGCTGGTCAAGACTTGGGACCGTTACATGGTGCCGAAATGGTTCGCACGGTGCACGATGGTCTTCGGGGAGCCCTTCCAGATCCCTT
Coding sequences:
- a CDS encoding YebC/PmpR family DNA-binding transcriptional regulator — translated: MAGHSKWKNIRLRKGKQDAIRGKLFTKLAREIIVAARMGGGDPDTNARLRLAVEKAKENSVPKDNIERAIAKGSGGGEGTNYEEILYEGVGPGGVAFMVEVYSDNRNRTVGELRHAFTKGGGALGENGSQAWQFKHCGQIVVEKSDTDEETLTMAALDAGAEDVVADEETFTVTTPIANLHACNDALKSAGIPTHDVGLTRMPTNFATPDADDLRRVVRLIEALEDLDDVRETFVNVDIPEEIFADA
- a CDS encoding transcription antitermination protein NusB, which codes for MREAKRPNASPAAARDAAFRAVYAMRVGNAPIEDALSEETLGETFAPELRAYVGRLVSAAQVGGDSEGRLVPHLAGQWEIDRLALTDRILLAMASHELWSEPQIPPKVTISEYVKLADLYGTADSRRFLNGVLGSLVLASPKAQWTPPAEMDPVPVADRTETEAGTPEVPEPEEENREGSEERSTSRWILKSDG
- a CDS encoding replication-associated recombination protein A — protein: MRPRDLDEFVGQSHILGPGSALRQAVLDGRLGSVVLWAPPGCGKTTLAHIIGHHAGAFVEVRSAVTAGVADVRKIAEAAKDRLRMHGTPTLLLLDEIHHFNKSQQDSLLGYLEDGTLLLVGATTENPFFALNPALLSRARVLPLRPLEPQDVSALVERALTEKERGLGNLGITLHADALDFLVRMANGDGRLALNALEAASLLTAVEGPEARDVTVPVLEQVLQRQAVRYDRQGDYHYDTISAFIKSVRGSDSDAALHYLARMIQAGEDPRFIMRRLLVLASEDVGNAEPQGLVVAAAGLQAVSMLGMPESRITLAQVTTFLCEAPKSNRSYLAIDKALKDVEEKPLPPVPMHLRNAPTKGMEKLGHGQGYLYPHDFPDAWVKQAYLPEGDLDTPYYEPSDRGYEARMDERRRRRGG
- a CDS encoding lysophospholipid acyltransferase family protein, coding for MTLKQRWRNVRPYILAPLIYLIARSLNLTWRIRVEGFDRIAKLPGGAIYAGWHGRTMVAASFFRKKGVWTIISQSKDGDMQDTIFRKFGFNTIRGSTGRGGVKAAIESIEVLKKGAVMAFTPDGPRGPSGIVQGGIMLMAKKSGAWLVPVGVSADRRWLVKTWDRYMVPKWFARCTMVFGEPFQIPSDASEQEVEAYRLRLEQEMHRLQDEAEAKMGHGSAEAAAATT
- a CDS encoding rhomboid family intramembrane serine protease, whose product is MSATAEPVGRVGTPWVTLILIGLNFVVSLLATLDPNLRLELAFEPGRPSLFTALASLFLHANTLHLLGNMVFLAAVGPRVESVAGRTAYGLIYVIGGAAGVLAHWVVSRAVGGTPLMGASGAIASCAGYCAVRFMSRRVPLAPKLSVTVGTVTLVWVALQAIGAFVKVGEQHSGGPAFWTHLVGFGAGLLLSLLFRAPQQARRQFGHDVLEQMTERGPAALAQAAERHLAEHPDDTKALNDLASAANQMGDREQESGALLRLLDLLPTPSQPNVLERLEACGALGALPAVRRLKLAETHKATRPDVSKRLSYSIDESDPLRPEALLALATLEEGEGRDAVTAELRERFALHPATEIARQKGLLR
- a CDS encoding zinc ribbon domain-containing protein; translation: MPDTANFFVSLALIPVMGFAAVWIVSRMVQGDLGVAPGLGGLCVLVALMMIAVLVPEQRMTAPVFLVTVVTMAFFPFAETYLERIGLDSAETDRLDRAHRELAVRPENVPARFDLARALYDRGLSGHAIALAEDALNGLSAHMDPLTNRSQRDLFVNEDIMVKKWRRDLKDPRAFDPVKCPDCGAQNPPGHLACAKCKGPYLLTLARKADRQGRIIGRLLTGWSLTAALLVGCAWIGVSVKWPDNAGFIAALIAAIGGVMTWLFRPRTLRG